One stretch of Schlesneria sp. DSM 10557 DNA includes these proteins:
- a CDS encoding CRTAC1 family protein has protein sequence MSLPESLKQRILTLVCTGAAFLAGCRADVAELVQGKGPSESKDDVPPALATSERKSVFAEFASTKSVSESSAHLADSSRPAIRFIDRAESLGVNFVYQNGARGEQLMMEATGGGVGWLDYDRDGWPDLFFGQGGEPWRPAGPDQPRDELFRNRDGTDFENVTTNAGIDDRAYGQGVCVGDYDNDGFADLFITNFGESRLFHNRGDGTFHEVTRESQIHETLWSTSAAWSDIDRDGDLDLYVCRYCQYDVNNPRPCMDKEGRPSICHPQQVDPEPDEFYLNLGDGTFRAAAQELGLYGENNRALGVLIADLNNDRWPEIFVANDTSSNFQFVGTEGNDFVNLATVLGCALSSEGVPQANMGIACADYDRNGYLDLYVTHFSAEWNTLYANDGPAGFSDRTALVGLVAPTMPMLGFGTTMHDFNGDGWLEVFVANGHINDRRTEGSGYAQPLQLFSFNGRSWDDVGKTAGPIFQKSLVGRGVAVGDYDRDGKIDVVCVTHNTPSLILHNESEGARVLQIDCIGRISNRQAFGTRATIHAGGQQYIAEIFGGGSYCSSQELTITFGLDPSIASVDVELVWPSGITQALHNVATPQRITVLEPLDSDSGSSIRTFENRAP, from the coding sequence GTGAGCCTTCCTGAATCTCTCAAACAACGGATTCTTACCCTGGTTTGCACCGGGGCCGCTTTCCTTGCCGGATGTCGCGCTGACGTCGCGGAACTGGTCCAGGGTAAGGGGCCTTCTGAATCGAAAGATGACGTACCACCGGCCCTGGCGACATCGGAACGAAAGTCGGTTTTCGCCGAGTTTGCCAGTACGAAATCAGTGTCAGAGAGTTCTGCACATCTGGCGGACTCGTCACGGCCGGCGATTCGATTCATCGACCGGGCTGAGTCGTTAGGAGTCAACTTCGTCTACCAGAACGGTGCTCGCGGCGAACAATTGATGATGGAGGCAACTGGGGGAGGTGTGGGCTGGCTCGACTATGATCGCGATGGCTGGCCGGACTTGTTTTTCGGGCAGGGGGGCGAGCCATGGCGACCCGCTGGACCTGATCAACCCCGAGACGAACTGTTTCGCAATCGAGATGGCACTGACTTTGAGAATGTCACCACGAACGCCGGGATCGATGATCGAGCCTACGGTCAAGGTGTCTGCGTGGGTGACTATGACAACGATGGCTTCGCCGATTTGTTTATTACAAATTTTGGCGAGAGTCGGTTATTCCATAACAGGGGCGACGGAACGTTTCACGAGGTGACACGTGAATCTCAAATCCATGAAACACTCTGGAGTACTTCTGCCGCGTGGAGCGACATTGATCGGGATGGCGACCTCGACTTATATGTCTGCCGGTACTGTCAATACGATGTCAACAATCCTCGTCCGTGTATGGACAAGGAAGGCCGTCCCTCGATCTGTCATCCTCAGCAAGTCGATCCAGAGCCCGATGAATTCTACCTGAACCTGGGCGACGGAACGTTCCGTGCTGCCGCTCAGGAACTGGGGCTTTACGGAGAAAATAATCGTGCGTTGGGAGTCCTGATCGCCGATTTAAACAATGACCGCTGGCCCGAAATTTTCGTCGCCAATGATACGAGTTCCAATTTTCAGTTTGTGGGTACGGAAGGCAATGACTTCGTCAATCTGGCGACGGTGCTTGGCTGTGCCTTGAGTTCAGAAGGAGTTCCCCAGGCGAATATGGGAATCGCCTGTGCGGATTATGATCGAAATGGCTACCTCGATCTTTACGTGACCCACTTTTCCGCAGAATGGAATACGCTGTACGCGAACGACGGTCCAGCGGGTTTCTCAGACCGTACAGCACTCGTCGGCCTGGTGGCCCCCACGATGCCCATGCTCGGCTTTGGAACGACGATGCACGATTTCAATGGTGACGGTTGGCTGGAAGTCTTCGTCGCCAATGGCCATATCAATGACCGCCGAACGGAAGGTTCGGGATATGCTCAGCCTCTTCAGTTGTTTTCCTTTAACGGTCGCTCGTGGGACGACGTGGGGAAGACGGCCGGGCCCATATTCCAGAAGTCGCTCGTCGGACGTGGCGTTGCAGTCGGTGACTATGACCGTGACGGGAAGATTGATGTTGTTTGTGTCACTCATAACACCCCTTCGCTGATCCTGCACAATGAATCCGAGGGGGCGCGAGTTCTTCAGATCGACTGCATCGGCCGAATCAGTAATCGCCAGGCGTTCGGCACGCGCGCGACGATCCATGCGGGTGGCCAGCAGTATATCGCCGAAATATTCGGGGGCGGAAGCTACTGTTCGTCGCAGGAGTTGACGATCACATTCGGCCTCGATCCCTCCATAGCGAGTGTTGATGTTGAATTGGTGTGGCCCAGCGGGATCACTCAGGCATTACACAACGTCGCTACGCCACAGCGAATCACGGTACTCGAACCACTCGACAGCGATTCCGGTTCATCCATCAGGACTTTCGAAAATCGTGCCCCCTGA
- a CDS encoding tetratricopeptide repeat protein: MLLLAGMGALLWGGVTWMYFSQVEAARSACQKWESERNWSKLLVAAQEWRRLEPNRRDAMQAGATASRELRQPNSVFEFLKDHPAETKGDVPWLSMLASAQMGPLKDPLTGLSTLQKVLTLDPKETEVRRRIIFFYAVMVQPVELLAVVRDSAENEADLPEFYAYAFLADGLKLSNALERIKGWMRGDRDEPMMVAYALNSARNLDGGVPPMDEAEATKLRHSQALRASYLQQLREMFPENHHVLAYDLGQAVSNGQTVMCAELLSRATAVADGDYRFWRARGWLFLKAGDFVEAQRAFDEALKLHPIDWRTRYYLADLNRRNRRLDVADQEYQLAAEGKELESEFLAASDVQHIPHELFDRLRVFAGKCGDELVAQRLEVLLSTSKTGRASPSVVPNRRRQAASQQLQTLKREFP; the protein is encoded by the coding sequence GTGCTATTGCTGGCGGGGATGGGTGCATTACTTTGGGGGGGCGTGACCTGGATGTATTTTTCTCAGGTCGAAGCTGCGCGAAGTGCCTGCCAGAAATGGGAGTCGGAGCGGAACTGGTCCAAGTTGCTTGTGGCGGCGCAGGAGTGGCGGCGGCTGGAACCAAATCGTCGAGATGCCATGCAAGCGGGGGCCACTGCCAGTCGCGAATTGCGTCAACCCAATTCGGTTTTCGAGTTTTTGAAGGATCACCCTGCTGAGACGAAGGGAGATGTCCCCTGGTTAAGTATGCTCGCCAGTGCACAAATGGGACCGCTGAAAGATCCTCTCACCGGTTTGAGCACCCTGCAGAAAGTGTTGACGCTGGACCCAAAAGAAACAGAAGTTCGGCGTCGGATCATTTTCTTCTATGCAGTCATGGTGCAACCCGTTGAACTGCTCGCGGTGGTCCGTGATTCAGCGGAAAACGAGGCGGATCTACCGGAATTTTATGCTTATGCCTTTCTGGCGGATGGGCTGAAACTCAGCAATGCCTTGGAGCGGATCAAGGGTTGGATGCGAGGAGATCGGGACGAGCCGATGATGGTTGCGTACGCACTGAATTCGGCACGAAACCTGGATGGTGGTGTTCCTCCGATGGATGAAGCAGAAGCAACGAAGCTGCGGCACTCGCAGGCACTTCGGGCAAGCTACCTGCAACAGCTTCGGGAGATGTTTCCAGAGAATCACCATGTGCTGGCGTACGATCTTGGGCAGGCCGTGAGTAACGGCCAGACAGTCATGTGTGCCGAACTGTTGTCGCGCGCAACTGCGGTGGCGGATGGTGACTACCGCTTCTGGCGAGCTCGAGGCTGGCTTTTCCTGAAAGCGGGTGACTTCGTCGAAGCACAGCGGGCGTTTGACGAGGCCTTGAAGTTGCATCCGATTGACTGGCGAACACGCTATTATCTGGCTGACCTGAACAGGCGAAATCGTCGGCTCGATGTCGCTGACCAGGAGTATCAACTTGCTGCGGAAGGGAAGGAGTTGGAATCAGAATTCCTGGCTGCTTCCGACGTACAACATATACCGCACGAACTGTTTGACCGGCTGCGGGTGTTTGCGGGGAAATGCGGGGACGAACTTGTGGCACAGCGATTGGAGGTTTTGTTGAGCACATCGAAGACAGGTCGTGCGTCCCCAAGCGTCGTTCCCAATCGTCGTCGTCAGGCCGCGTCGCAACAACTTCAGACACTCAAGCGGGAATTTCCCTGA
- a CDS encoding tetratricopeptide repeat protein has product MSSQQSTANSPRKSQRHRWLWLAGILPLIALGVWGVWEWSIHRFAESCRVAQEEHRWNDLEGISRRWSWYDPSSAEPWIYLADAVQHQERYVEAAEYLARVPQHSPEYLPAQLGRAKILFGPANRPFDGEDACREILSHEPLVGGAHELLIQFYAVTLQRTKLREQVKSAIQVEREPRDAFVYYFLIDTLRLGEGVSLNGLWLNSYPDDEILSVAQMLHGDDAAHSYVASPESVADDMLSSVGTPVQRTTESNAVADAGTSTLTIKEHAARQLLDRFPHNANLLAYLADQELAKGNVDQVIKLLAQTQPDTEADPRFWRFKGWVHFTRKEYPEAESAYRKALSIHPLDWLTMHRLAEILRIRGLTDEVTRLEKLVDRAHELRPRIRELRNVRDSPVPLLKEIGRFARDAGDSLIADALTKRLGSLE; this is encoded by the coding sequence ATGTCCTCGCAGCAATCAACCGCCAATTCACCTCGAAAAAGCCAACGACATCGCTGGCTGTGGCTTGCTGGTATCCTGCCTCTTATTGCACTGGGGGTCTGGGGTGTCTGGGAGTGGTCGATTCACCGCTTTGCCGAGTCCTGTCGTGTGGCACAGGAGGAACATCGCTGGAATGACCTGGAAGGAATCTCGCGTCGCTGGAGCTGGTATGATCCATCGTCGGCGGAACCGTGGATCTACCTGGCAGATGCCGTCCAGCATCAGGAACGATACGTTGAAGCGGCCGAGTATCTGGCGCGTGTGCCGCAGCACAGCCCGGAGTACCTGCCGGCTCAACTGGGACGAGCAAAGATTCTGTTCGGACCCGCCAATCGCCCGTTCGATGGTGAGGATGCTTGTCGCGAGATCCTGTCTCACGAACCGTTGGTGGGTGGTGCCCACGAACTGCTGATCCAGTTCTACGCGGTCACGCTACAGCGTACGAAGTTACGGGAGCAAGTGAAATCGGCGATTCAGGTGGAGCGTGAACCCCGGGATGCATTCGTTTATTACTTTCTCATTGACACACTCAGGCTGGGTGAAGGGGTGTCGCTGAACGGACTTTGGTTGAACTCATATCCCGACGACGAGATCCTTTCGGTCGCGCAAATGCTGCACGGGGACGACGCCGCGCACAGTTATGTGGCGTCGCCAGAAAGCGTTGCCGACGACATGCTGAGCTCTGTCGGGACACCGGTTCAGCGGACAACGGAATCGAATGCGGTCGCGGATGCTGGTACTTCGACGCTGACAATTAAGGAACATGCCGCCCGCCAGTTGCTGGACCGCTTTCCCCACAATGCGAACCTGCTGGCTTATCTGGCTGACCAGGAACTTGCCAAGGGGAATGTCGATCAGGTGATTAAGCTCCTGGCGCAGACTCAACCCGATACAGAAGCGGACCCGCGATTCTGGCGATTCAAAGGATGGGTCCACTTTACGCGGAAAGAGTATCCAGAGGCTGAAAGTGCATATCGGAAAGCCCTTTCGATTCATCCACTCGATTGGCTGACGATGCACCGTCTCGCTGAAATTCTGCGAATTCGAGGACTGACGGACGAGGTCACGCGACTCGAAAAGCTGGTCGACCGTGCTCATGAACTTCGCCCCCGCATTCGCGAGTTGCGAAACGTCCGCGATTCGCCGGTGCCTCTTCTTAAGGAAATCGGTCGTTTTGCTCGTGACGCAGGGGACTCGCTAATTGCCGACGCACTGACAAAACGACTCGGGTCTCTTGAGTAG
- a CDS encoding multiheme c-type cytochrome, with protein sequence MTLFAGCGSPSSRGPAQVPERTTSPPSIPKPSPRELDYAGSATCATCHREIADQFAQHPMGRSSGSLSTVPEIEAYGETAKFITADDKQYRVEKDATGIVHHEELIDRDEETLYDFAVAMELAIGSGRHGRSYAYRRGDRYFMSPISWYTAKSRWDLSPGYLPGMHQRFDRLLTERCLACHIGQMNIEASPDSWNREAPIVEHAISCERCHGPGASHVAHHQQPDNFKGEDRIVNPGDLDPERRDAVCHQCHFHAARTSLRYGRRASDFRPGDRLSDIYVILSSPPGERTAVSQSEQMLTSTCYQKSHGKMGCISCHNPHALPSGNPSTAFDQKCAACHSENQPQCSEAVAERIGKSCVGCHMPQFDASDIPHTAFTDHRILRRPQEKPDQESPDRLAEVLMSGVPEWEIRRAEAMSVRTDRKQVRKPAELERAIATLQELTDMLPEDPEIWESLAWFQSRLGKWSDVEKFATRALELAPGRVDARELHTGALSARSAWNEVDREVEILLQKDKRKGLYYKLRAEAAWHQGDLERGLELAEESLQCEPTQMELRRRLSVAYEQLGNQDKAERHRKILTAISRFLK encoded by the coding sequence GTGACTCTTTTCGCTGGCTGTGGTTCGCCCAGTTCCCGTGGTCCTGCACAGGTCCCTGAACGGACGACCTCACCCCCGTCCATCCCCAAGCCCTCTCCGCGTGAATTGGACTATGCCGGGTCTGCGACCTGCGCGACGTGTCACCGCGAGATCGCGGATCAGTTCGCGCAACATCCGATGGGAAGGTCCAGCGGAAGTCTTTCGACCGTTCCCGAAATCGAGGCCTATGGTGAAACCGCGAAGTTTATCACGGCCGATGACAAACAGTATCGTGTTGAAAAGGACGCGACAGGCATCGTCCATCATGAAGAACTGATCGATCGTGACGAAGAAACCCTCTATGATTTCGCAGTGGCGATGGAACTCGCAATCGGATCTGGTCGGCATGGCCGCTCGTATGCCTATCGCCGAGGTGACCGTTACTTTATGTCGCCCATCAGTTGGTACACAGCCAAAAGTCGCTGGGATCTGTCACCGGGTTACTTACCCGGAATGCACCAGCGATTTGATCGGCTGCTGACAGAACGGTGTCTCGCCTGTCACATCGGACAGATGAACATCGAGGCGTCGCCTGACTCATGGAACCGAGAGGCGCCGATTGTGGAGCATGCCATCAGTTGTGAACGGTGCCATGGCCCCGGCGCATCTCATGTCGCACACCATCAGCAACCTGACAACTTCAAGGGAGAGGATCGAATCGTCAATCCCGGCGATCTCGACCCCGAGCGACGTGATGCGGTCTGCCACCAATGTCACTTTCACGCAGCAAGAACTTCTCTGCGCTACGGACGACGTGCTTCCGACTTCCGTCCCGGTGATCGATTGAGTGATATTTACGTCATATTATCGAGTCCTCCCGGAGAACGTACTGCTGTCTCACAATCCGAACAGATGCTGACGAGCACCTGCTATCAAAAAAGTCATGGCAAGATGGGGTGCATCTCCTGTCATAATCCACATGCACTTCCCAGTGGCAATCCTTCGACTGCGTTCGACCAGAAATGTGCCGCGTGTCACTCCGAGAACCAGCCGCAATGTTCAGAAGCGGTCGCCGAGCGAATTGGCAAAAGCTGCGTCGGCTGTCATATGCCTCAGTTTGATGCATCAGACATCCCCCATACCGCATTTACAGATCATCGCATCTTGAGACGCCCCCAGGAAAAGCCCGATCAAGAGTCGCCTGATCGTCTCGCTGAAGTTCTGATGTCCGGCGTCCCGGAATGGGAGATTCGTCGGGCCGAGGCCATGTCAGTGCGGACAGATCGAAAACAGGTGCGAAAACCGGCAGAACTTGAACGAGCGATTGCGACACTGCAAGAGCTGACAGACATGCTGCCCGAAGATCCAGAGATCTGGGAAAGCCTGGCCTGGTTTCAGAGTCGTCTAGGGAAGTGGTCCGATGTCGAGAAATTCGCTACGCGGGCTTTAGAACTCGCACCCGGTCGAGTCGACGCGCGGGAACTTCACACGGGGGCTCTTTCCGCTCGCTCCGCATGGAACGAGGTCGACCGCGAAGTTGAGATCCTCCTGCAAAAAGATAAAAGGAAGGGCCTTTATTACAAACTGCGGGCCGAAGCCGCATGGCATCAAGGGGACCTGGAACGGGGCTTGGAACTGGCGGAAGAATCGCTGCAATGTGAGCCCACCCAGATGGAGTTGCGTCGCCGCCTCTCGGTCGCGTACGAGCAACTCGGGAACCAAGACAAAGCGGAAAGGCACCGCAAAATCTTGACGGCCATCTCCCGATTTCTGAAGTAA
- a CDS encoding ABC transporter ATP-binding protein — MVTIPSRLASVSAGETLEIRQLRRTFGSVQAISDMNLTVNPGEIVALLGPSGCGKSTVLRLIAGLDHATSGGVWVGSERVTGPSAQRGLIFQSHCLFPWLTVRRNIEAGLIACGGRKKHPTAAADYMELMGLTEFADCYPSQISGGMAQRVALARALISHPDFLLLDEPLGALDQFTRIRMQDEILRVWEKSGTTMVLVTHDIDEAIYLCDRIAIMTPRPGRLESVIPVPFPRPRRRTDPEFMNLRAEILEMLHLAGNQISASG, encoded by the coding sequence ATGGTAACGATTCCGTCTCGACTCGCGTCGGTAAGTGCAGGTGAGACACTTGAGATCCGGCAACTCCGTCGGACATTCGGCTCCGTCCAGGCCATCAGCGACATGAACCTTACGGTGAATCCGGGCGAGATTGTCGCGCTTCTTGGCCCCAGCGGCTGTGGCAAGTCAACCGTGCTTCGCCTGATCGCCGGTCTCGACCACGCGACGTCCGGTGGGGTCTGGGTGGGTTCCGAGCGAGTCACTGGTCCGAGTGCCCAACGAGGTCTGATTTTTCAAAGTCACTGTTTGTTTCCCTGGCTGACAGTTCGCCGAAATATTGAAGCTGGCCTCATCGCCTGCGGTGGACGCAAGAAACATCCGACGGCTGCTGCAGACTACATGGAGCTCATGGGCCTGACTGAGTTTGCGGACTGTTATCCATCACAGATCTCGGGCGGAATGGCCCAACGCGTTGCTCTGGCCCGCGCACTCATCAGTCATCCGGATTTCCTATTACTTGATGAACCTCTCGGCGCTCTGGATCAATTCACTCGCATTCGGATGCAGGACGAAATCCTGCGCGTGTGGGAGAAGAGCGGCACGACGATGGTTTTAGTCACCCATGACATTGATGAAGCAATCTACCTCTGCGATCGCATCGCGATCATGACGCCCCGCCCCGGTCGTCTGGAATCAGTCATCCCGGTCCCGTTCCCCCGTCCTCGCAGACGAACGGACCCAGAGTTTATGAATCTCCGGGCAGAAATCCTTGAGATGCTGCATCTGGCGGGGAATCAGATTTCGGCGTCCGGATAA
- a CDS encoding ABC transporter permease has protein sequence MANLPQWQHPYPLLLIVILFGSSSAWLLQFGFPPLQPRVRYYAPLVAGAVAILGGCDLLTAKWRSLPHPFFPSPDEVLGSLIEDRKILLESTWHSLRLLACGYLAGVTAGLVTGVLIGWFSIARYWLTPVLKTIGPVPATALVPLVMTLFPASLSFFSGAALIAFAVWFPMTMLTAAGISHVPLSYLDVARTMGASRLYLIFNVAIPAALPNIFLGLFQGLGASFLTLIVAETVGVKAGLGWYIQWQKGYAEYGKVYASLLIMAIFFSSLMTLLFMARDHFLRWQKGVVKW, from the coding sequence ATGGCAAACCTCCCACAGTGGCAGCACCCTTACCCCCTCCTGCTGATAGTCATCCTTTTCGGGTCTTCGAGCGCGTGGCTTCTTCAGTTCGGCTTCCCCCCCCTTCAACCGCGTGTGCGTTACTACGCTCCTCTTGTCGCAGGGGCGGTAGCCATCCTGGGCGGCTGTGATTTGCTGACGGCCAAATGGCGTTCTCTGCCACACCCTTTTTTTCCCAGCCCGGATGAAGTACTCGGGTCGCTCATCGAAGATCGCAAGATCCTGCTAGAGAGCACCTGGCACTCGCTGCGACTGCTCGCGTGCGGCTATCTGGCCGGCGTCACTGCCGGCTTAGTAACAGGCGTTCTGATCGGGTGGTTCTCGATTGCGAGGTACTGGCTCACGCCCGTTCTGAAGACCATCGGACCGGTACCCGCGACGGCACTGGTCCCTCTCGTGATGACACTCTTCCCGGCCTCGTTGTCATTCTTCAGCGGCGCGGCTTTGATCGCATTTGCAGTCTGGTTTCCAATGACCATGCTGACTGCCGCAGGAATTTCTCATGTTCCGCTTTCATACCTGGATGTCGCTCGAACGATGGGTGCGAGCCGCCTTTATTTGATTTTCAACGTGGCGATTCCGGCTGCGTTGCCGAACATTTTTCTCGGATTGTTTCAGGGCCTGGGTGCCTCATTCCTTACCCTGATCGTGGCGGAAACAGTAGGTGTCAAAGCCGGGCTCGGCTGGTATATCCAGTGGCAAAAAGGATACGCGGAATACGGTAAGGTCTACGCTTCACTGCTGATTATGGCGATCTTTTTCTCAAGCCTCATGACACTTCTGTTCATGGCCCGCGACCACTTCCTGCGATGGCAAAAGGGGGTTGTCAAATGGTAA
- a CDS encoding ABC transporter substrate-binding protein, which yields MKRSFSCRVLPLLGAVGLLAGAIGCSGESSPTTADGRTKLKVAYLGLTCEAPMFVAQEKGFYTEEGLDVELVKTDWDGLREGLGTGSFDANHTLIMYLLKPIEQGVDMKITGGIHTGCLRLQVAANSDIKSPAELKGKKIGVATHIGSPPYLFSCRVLAAHGIDPRPESDDVQWIPYPPAELGLAVEKGLVDAVCTSDPIGTILVGKGIVRTIADQATDAPYSEEYCCAAVVSGKLARANPAAAAKVTRAFLKASRWVEENTIAAATLAVEKNYIAASTEINAQAISQLKYMPGVSSCRQSIENAASEMKRAGLLKESTNVDELTKRAWLDLEGVTDEWINQLEVEKIADGGRAPKLSPEGFVALFELNKDCLCCCRCCIE from the coding sequence ATGAAGCGTTCGTTCTCGTGCCGCGTTTTACCATTGCTTGGAGCGGTCGGCCTGTTGGCCGGCGCGATTGGATGCAGTGGTGAATCTTCCCCCACGACGGCCGATGGACGGACAAAACTGAAAGTTGCCTATCTGGGGCTGACCTGCGAAGCACCTATGTTCGTAGCTCAGGAAAAAGGATTCTACACCGAAGAAGGTCTGGATGTAGAACTGGTGAAGACCGACTGGGACGGCCTGCGCGAAGGTTTGGGGACGGGAAGTTTCGATGCAAATCACACACTGATCATGTATCTGCTGAAGCCGATCGAGCAGGGTGTTGATATGAAGATCACGGGTGGCATCCATACGGGCTGCCTGCGGCTGCAAGTGGCCGCGAACTCGGACATCAAGTCACCTGCCGAGCTCAAGGGCAAGAAAATTGGCGTCGCGACCCACATTGGTAGTCCCCCATACCTGTTCTCATGTCGGGTTCTGGCTGCTCACGGAATCGATCCCCGTCCCGAAAGTGACGACGTCCAGTGGATCCCTTATCCCCCGGCAGAATTAGGACTGGCCGTCGAAAAAGGACTTGTCGATGCCGTCTGTACTTCCGACCCGATCGGGACGATTCTGGTCGGCAAAGGGATCGTGCGAACGATTGCCGACCAGGCGACCGATGCACCGTATAGCGAGGAGTACTGCTGTGCTGCCGTCGTCAGCGGTAAACTGGCCCGCGCGAACCCTGCCGCAGCAGCAAAGGTGACCCGAGCGTTTCTGAAAGCGTCGCGCTGGGTTGAAGAAAACACCATCGCGGCCGCCACGCTCGCAGTCGAAAAGAATTACATCGCCGCATCAACAGAGATCAATGCCCAGGCCATTTCCCAACTGAAGTACATGCCCGGCGTCTCAAGTTGCCGGCAGAGTATCGAGAACGCCGCCAGCGAGATGAAACGGGCGGGCCTGCTGAAAGAGTCAACCAACGTTGATGAGCTGACGAAGCGGGCATGGCTGGACCTGGAGGGAGTTACTGACGAGTGGATTAATCAATTGGAGGTCGAGAAGATCGCCGATGGCGGAAGGGCTCCGAAATTGTCTCCGGAAGGTTTTGTGGCACTCTTTGAATTGAACAAAGACTGCCTGTGTTGCTGCCGCTGCTGCATCGAATAG
- a CDS encoding CRTAC1 family protein — translation MSQSFKQIVITVLFLGMLGWVAFRGSDGNRSQPWARLTGNTSSSAATLEEAEALRRYGFCLTEAAEQVGISFRHDAAELDPKLSHIMPIVNAMGAAATVFDFDNDRYDDLYVVSSKAGSQNALFRNRGDGTFEDVASSLGVADLNQPGTGASMGSLAADYDNDGYVDLFVYKWGRPELFRNNEGKGFVRATEGSGMPAWVNANAACWFDYDRDGRLDLFLAGYWSEEVDLWNLKTTQIMPESFEYARNGGRKYLLRNLGDGKFQDVTSEMGIQSTRWTLGVVAADICGTGYPDLILANDYGVSEFYANREGKRFEEIGYETGIGVTPKSGMSVGLGDIFNDGQQALYITNITEPGNLVQGNNLWVPTGESTRGAPRFLNQASAVNVERGGWSWGAKFGDLNNDGWLDLYLTNGYISASKGKSYWYDYGKIAGGLKGLIGEATYWPPIGEQSLSGYQPKCVWLNKGGDFTDIAAAVGVTDVYDGRAVVFSDFSNRGILDVAIANQQGPVLFYRNTISPGRDWVQFHLEGGARPGNEQGWSNRGGVGATVTLHWVQGQEGTTRQQSQVTTAGDAYASQSMSRVHFGLGEQAKLKEVRIKWPSGRTTQIDAPETGVVHLVREIDSKEAAK, via the coding sequence GTGAGTCAATCCTTTAAGCAAATTGTGATCACCGTGCTCTTCCTGGGAATGCTGGGATGGGTGGCGTTCCGTGGGTCTGATGGAAACCGGTCTCAACCCTGGGCCCGACTCACAGGGAACACATCTTCGTCAGCGGCCACGCTGGAAGAAGCCGAGGCACTCCGCCGTTATGGCTTCTGCCTGACTGAGGCTGCGGAGCAAGTCGGTATCTCATTCCGGCACGACGCGGCCGAACTTGATCCCAAGCTGTCTCACATCATGCCCATTGTGAACGCAATGGGGGCTGCAGCGACGGTCTTTGATTTTGATAACGATCGTTACGATGACCTCTACGTCGTATCGAGTAAAGCGGGCAGCCAAAACGCACTCTTTCGAAACCGCGGAGACGGCACATTTGAAGACGTTGCATCCAGTCTGGGTGTCGCTGACTTGAACCAGCCGGGAACGGGTGCCTCCATGGGCTCACTCGCTGCCGACTATGACAACGATGGCTATGTCGACCTGTTCGTCTACAAGTGGGGTCGCCCGGAACTATTTCGAAATAACGAGGGCAAAGGCTTCGTCCGAGCGACCGAGGGATCTGGTATGCCCGCTTGGGTCAACGCAAACGCCGCGTGCTGGTTCGACTACGATCGCGACGGTCGGCTCGACCTGTTCCTGGCCGGTTACTGGTCTGAAGAGGTGGATCTATGGAACCTCAAGACCACGCAAATTATGCCCGAATCATTCGAATACGCCCGCAATGGAGGACGAAAATATCTGCTGCGCAACCTCGGTGACGGGAAATTCCAGGATGTCACTAGTGAAATGGGAATCCAGAGTACTCGCTGGACGTTAGGTGTCGTGGCAGCAGACATCTGCGGCACCGGTTATCCGGACCTCATCCTGGCAAATGATTACGGGGTCTCAGAATTTTATGCCAACCGTGAGGGTAAGCGATTCGAGGAAATCGGCTACGAAACGGGTATCGGCGTGACTCCCAAAAGTGGGATGAGTGTCGGGCTGGGTGACATCTTCAATGACGGGCAACAGGCCCTGTACATCACGAACATCACCGAGCCTGGAAATCTGGTTCAAGGAAACAATCTCTGGGTTCCCACAGGTGAAAGCACCCGCGGTGCCCCCCGCTTCCTCAATCAAGCCAGTGCCGTTAACGTCGAGCGGGGAGGCTGGAGTTGGGGCGCTAAGTTTGGAGACCTGAACAACGACGGCTGGCTCGACCTGTACCTGACCAATGGCTATATCTCGGCCAGCAAAGGGAAAAGCTACTGGTATGACTACGGAAAGATTGCAGGCGGGCTGAAAGGCCTGATCGGCGAAGCGACTTACTGGCCCCCCATCGGCGAGCAAAGTCTGTCCGGCTACCAGCCGAAGTGTGTGTGGCTCAACAAAGGGGGGGACTTCACGGATATCGCTGCCGCAGTGGGAGTCACTGACGTCTACGACGGTCGAGCCGTCGTTTTCAGTGACTTCTCCAACCGAGGGATCCTCGACGTTGCCATCGCCAATCAACAAGGTCCGGTGCTCTTCTACCGCAATACGATTTCGCCGGGTCGAGACTGGGTGCAGTTCCACCTTGAGGGAGGTGCTCGACCAGGCAATGAGCAGGGATGGAGCAATCGCGGCGGCGTCGGTGCGACAGTCACCCTGCATTGGGTTCAAGGGCAGGAAGGAACGACGCGTCAGCAGTCACAAGTCACCACCGCTGGCGACGCCTATGCTTCTCAGAGCATGTCGCGCGTTCATTTCGGTCTCGGCGAACAGGCAAAGTTGAAAGAGGTTCGAATTAAATGGCCATCAGGCCGCACAACACAAATCGATGCTCCGGAAACGGGTGTGGTGCACCTCGTCCGTGAGATTGATTCGAAGGAGGCTGCAAAATGA